From the genome of Candidatus Palauibacter scopulicola, one region includes:
- a CDS encoding HNH endonuclease signature motif containing protein, which yields MHRHLHGNTGSPFGWEVDHVWPVAKGGSDDLSNLQPLQWQNNRHKSDHWPWACAVTG from the coding sequence ATGCACCGCCACCTGCACGGAAACACCGGATCCCCATTCGGCTGGGAAGTAGATCACGTATGGCCCGTCGCCAAGGGAGGTAGCGACGACCTATCCAATCTCCAGCCACTCCAGTGGCAGAACAATCGCCACAAGTCTGACCACTGGCCGTGGGCTTGCGCCGTTACTGGCTAG